The DNA segment tatcaagtacctagtaagtaagtataaattaagaatctgggtttcttagttctgaactaatgttttgaaagtagatttattttgcaaacaatacaacacttaaatgtttgttggtttttttgctgcctaattgttaagtatggttttttcttttatgataaacaatacttcaaatacctgaatttaccaagtgtagctaaacccataataaaaccatagagaatcattaaactagtgaatcacacaagtacacacaataattattcaagtagaaacatagtattttatgaaaatatggtccggccaattttcatcccggtggaaaaatgtttaaaatcatttcaaatattaagaatacaagtaataagtaatgtttataataaccactcttagagaatcaaagtaggttgagctagctgtagattttaaattacttaagtactaaataggaatgctgattcaaataagaatataattttgctaaatagattcatagcttaatatgaataacctgaagcatattcttcattctggtttcaagactgattagataagtacatgcttacatgagaactagatggagttggtagaaataagtttatatagtgtatctcaggagataagtaaataagtaccgactacctaggaatatgaatcttcttgtaacctaaacaatttcagaatgatctaatatgttacctaatagatttacttaaattgcaagcacttatcactgaataggattccacataattatgttatatatctgatgaatcatccattattattacttaggtacttattcagattgttgtgCAAGCCTGGTAAggttgtaaaccaaatatgttggaacataggttatgatccaccacaatgaaacataggtacacctaatggtctgtattatgctaattactgttctttactgggtatgcaaagactgctgggtgaaacaatttcaggtagatagattgctgtgagtaaaagtaacatacttaaatacttgactcattagccatcatctcaatagaacatactattaaatatctgtactatattgatataagtaactaagtttattccttccaggtaaacaaacatagcttgatgaaacaagtggggtaattttcccatagtcgaatgtacttatgcttgtaaattgattgttttatgtgatagaatctttaaggctgattgatgaagtaaaaggtggtttccttgggtctctcctaataaacctaggtaccctagcagccttcaatttcaaaatggccaagaTGCTGAACAATTAATAATGGGGAACAAGTGGATTTTAGGTTATGGAAATATTCgaattttgaaaccagaacaaaataaatagatattttgatattatgaatggagtggaatatagataataatatgctgtgatacctcgaaatagtggttattataaaatccaatcgacacttagctgaggTTCCTtgttgcgccgccgccggctggTCGAAGCTGCAATCCACCGTATCCAcacacttataaaaatacattctctATCCCCTTTtccctttaaataaaactctaaAATGCAAAGGCTTGATGTTATCACATGAAATCCCGCGGGCAGACCAAGGGCGAGTTTTCTTCCCGAAATCTCTTTATAGCCTCTCCTGACCATCGACtcccttttttttttctttctttttttccggttcatccatcgaactttatcgattCAACTCCATCCCCAAGATCCTAgactacaggtggcgccactgagctagacaatcacacaactattaaatatttttaaggtaataaaccgatggactattgttctataattattgataattaatattattattatttaactagtatttactaatttcaagtcctgattcgattaattagaactaaaagatactcagttgagcgtcaaggaggcgtagtacgtaaagtgtcgcgtaaattagtgttgtgcaaatctgatcctcataataataacttatcactatggcgtcattcatttcaataatcaaacaataattaacagagccgtataaacggttgaaacataatataaccgaatctagtatgatatctctttaaactctaagcgtcaacaataagacttgtacttattctaggtatctgtcgattcgaacgacacaacaccccccgaacattaccatataaggaaatgcgtcatcgagtctaacccaatagatggcactagtgtggcatttctacatctcggtatggttgtgttttccaaccagcgtatagtcttattttgcttataataaaaattaggGATGTcgaaagtgcaaaaaaatatcgatatttcgatatatcgatattttcttttatatcgTTACTGAAATCGATatatcgaaaaaaatatatcgatatatcgatatatcggtAGCTTTATAGGAATAAATTCTtgtgaaatcaaataatatggaattattaaaaaacacaattttttTACTGTCACTTTGTGCCAATGTCGTGTATTTACCCTCTCGCTCGGTACACGGTTGCGAGCTAGTATCGTCGCATTGCGTTGTGACGCCAACAAAAGGGTATtgttaatgaaaaaatatcgattttgatatattttcgaTACTTGATTATTTATATCGATGTATCGATATATCGGTTTACAATATATCGTcggaaaatatcgatatatttataaaaatatatcgatatatcgatacatCGATATTATTTCGCCATCCctaataaaaatttcgcccatctatacataaatattgtaataatgtataagtctgctacggacggactatgttccgttacaaAAAGAAATAAGAAGCAGGCACGGATGATTCGCAAACTGAATTATTACTGAGCCACCGTTTACCCGCTTCGCAGCTATTCAATTTCCCAGGCTATGCATCTCTGTCGCCGCATCGCGAACGCCTTTGACTATGCACTGCATATTTTATATCATCCTTTCATCAAAGGAAAGCGCCTTGGTAATTTTTCCTGCGCGCAAGCGAGATAGAAGCTGCCAAACAGGGTGTCAAACAGCGGTGGGGATAAGACGCAAAGCTCCCGCAAAGTATACAGAATGCAAAAATGGCGCGGCGACGAGTGACAAGGTGTCGGCGGGGTACGGGGGGCCGCCCCGCTTCGTCAGTCAGTCTCGTGCCGATCTCCGACCGAGTCACACGTCCCCGAACACTCAATCTCTCGCGATCAGTGCTCAGTGAAACAATGTTGTGCTGACATCTGGATTACGTGTTgtgaataattttgtttattgtgaTAAGGATCTGTTGAAGCTGGCCAAGGATAATAATTTGTGGAGCAACATGCTCACCTCAAGCAATCAGTATTTGAGGCCGGATTACCTGTCGCCGTTGCCGACAACGGTGAGTTTTTTCAAATTGGATCCTAACTTCTGAAACGTTTATGAAATAACGATTCAGGATTTGTGTTCCTTAGGTCAAGTTTGATTAATATACAAAACAATGTACCTTGTATCTAGGTACACTATTCTACACTCAAGAATAAAATGgagtcaatattttttttcttacccatcaaaattattattactaggGAATAAACCAATTAGCTAttgtattacaaaaatatagtaaCCATCtgataattttaaacttttgatgttattcatattttttattcaatgttTTCTGTGGTTTCATAagcattattaaaaaaaatcttatttgATGGAAACcgaaataactaataaaactaataaatttatCGTAAATACTTGGAATATAcctaatgtatatttttaccgcattataaaaaaatatataaacctattatattttgtttacgtatgtaatattataattacattaattactcattttaattgtgtaattaaaattatagtcAATGCGATAAACACGATCAGTTGAATCAAcaaatatgtatacttatcaagaaataaataaacacaaaagATTAATTGCAAGTTACCGatattaaattacatatttgcTTTAGTGCGTGCACCTGAATAAGCTTGATGATCTATTTTATCGACTTTATCAACAATTAGAGATCATGTTTTATATCTATAACTAATAAAGTAaagtttatatattttgttgcgTTCAATTAGTTTCAATCCAACAAGAGCAAAGACTAGCCATTTCTTTCAAtactcaatcatttattgcatccatatTATGGTTTTacgttttctttcttttaagtTTTCTTTCTTACTGTGCTGCATCATTTTCCAAGTATCGTAAGAAACGTAAACATAACACCTCAATAGTTCTCAACTTTTCATGAAAGAAAACACCCCTAAAACCCTTCAGCTGTTTGGATAGTCGTCCCGTGACAGGCGACAAACGGTGCGAGTTGAGGCGCGCCGCAAATTCACCGGCACAAATTGCCCTTTTCACTGCGAGATTACATCATGCGGGAGCCGAGTGAAATGTCAAGCGGAGCCGTCGGCTGCCAGACGCGCGGATAATGGCGCGTCGGCCGCGTGATTGGACTCCGCCTCCCCACGGCCCGCAACACCCCGCGGTCCCTTTGTACGCCCGTCACTACCAACCTCGACCCCGACGTTTCATTTCATAAACTGACGGCAACCTCTCTTTGTTGCAGCTCGACGCGAAAAAGAGCCCGCTGGCGCTACTCGCCCAGACTTGCAGTGCGATTGGAGCTGACACGCCGAATCCGAAACTCATttctgcagctgaaaaggcCAGCTCCAAAAAATACTCCGATGATAAATCACCTGTCGTTCATTCACCTGCTGATAATAAACCCAGTTTTAAGCCTTATGAATCGTGCCTGACTTCGAGAGAAAAGACTAGAACACCGGAAGATAGAGCGTCAGTGAATGCTCATTCTAAGACCCCTGTTTCTTCGAAGGGAAGTGCAGCTACTACACCAGTTCAGGCACGATGCAGCAGCAATCAGAGCTCATCCTCTCAGCGCACATCACCCCCTGTGAATAGGAAAACACCATCCGAGAAGTCTGATGAAAGATCCAGTCCGATCCGTGGCTCACCAGCTCCTGCCAAGTCCAATTCTGACTCAAGCAGTTCCACAACTTCATCAAAGTTACCTTTTACACCAACAACATTATCATCAAGTTCAGAAACCAAAGAACCATCGAGCTTCAAACCAAGTATACCAGTATCATCTTCAGCTTTTCTTGGAGGAATGCCTCCAAGTGGATTCCCAATGGGAATGGATCTTATGACAAGCAGTCTTATGGCTGCGCAACATCATGCATTGAAAAATGGGCTTAATCCTTACTTGATGTATGCAAGAATGAAAGCACCTGGAAGTGAAATGGGAATTTGCAGAGACCCTTACTGCACCGGCTGTTCTCTAAGCTCACATCTTTTCAAATCATCCTCATGTCCAGCTGGATGTGCTCAATGTGATCATGCAAAGACGCCATTCTCCATCCCTGGTGGACACCCGGCCGCTGCAGCGTATGCTCACGCTCAACTAGCCGCATTAGCTGCCGCGTCACAGTTGCCTTATGTATGTAGCTGGATGGCAGGTGACTCGGCTTACTGTGGCAAGAGATTCTCAACATCTGACGAGTTACTGCAGCACCTACGGTCGCACACGGCCAGTGGTGAGACAAGTCCCAGTCTCTCTATGTTAAGTGCAACACATCCATTGTTGCAAAGAACTTACCCGACCCCACCGCTGTCGCCACTGACTCCAAGATTCCACCCTTACAGCAAACCCTCACACATGATGTCGTCACCTCCAATACCATTTCCACTCGCTCCGCATCCTTCACTAGCGGCATACTTCCCGTCTTACCAACTGTTTGGTCCTCGGCCGCTGCACCCGTGAGGTCCGTCGGCGCTCCACGCATTCAAAAAAGGGGGCGCCGATCGCTAACGCCCGTTTGGACATTGAAACTGAAGATTGTGTAAATATAAAGTAGTGCTCTTCGAGTTTCTAGTCGGCTCATATCATTGATGAACGAGAATGCGCCCTTTACGGGGTGAAGACAGCTGTGATCTCTTTGTAATGTTCATTTAGTGCACTGTAGTCTAAGCAAATCTCGTTGTATCGAGTCTATTAAAGTATTTAACTACCAACTCTATTTTGATGTTTGCTTCAAAGAAAGcaatcataaatataaatacaatggTTTAATAGATTTGTTGCAACAGCTGAATATGCTTCAATGTAGAGGTTCACCTCTAAGCTATTATGTGCCGTTCAGTCCGTCCGCAGGAGCGGATTATAATTCTCTAGCTAGAATAACTAAATTTTCTGTACCAAATCAGTAGATTGTAATTAAACTACTTATGCATAATTTTCTAATTTAAGTTGTTGCATATAAATATAGTGAGGattgttaatattatgttttattaagaTACAGAATATTGTACTGAGCAAACCAATCACATATCTTTGTAAGGTTACATTATAATGTCGTAAAGACTAATGGTTTCAACGGTTCAAGTCAAGGAGGTTGAAATTATTCAGTAAATGTTACCGCACCGTCActttatcattataatttatagccACTTTCCAAGTTTAAACAGATAAAGATCTTAATAGCAAGAATCTCTGTTGCAAgtttctaaaatttacattttattgcttGCAAGCTacttaaatgtatgtaaagtaGATATTTAATTTGTACTGTAAACACCTGAATTTTAATGATACATCTCTGCATatactttaattaagtatagacACACTGTATCATTCTGTATGGCTTAATTATGTTGATCAAAGTATTTTCTTGTTAAATCGTAAACAGAAAAATATACGTAATTTGACTTTTATCTATTGATTTTCATTTCTGTTCcacatttatttttagcatagtgtaggtaggtatcaaaTATCTATATTGACAGTTTTGAATTCATTCGATTAATTAGCCTAGACAAGCAAGAAAAATTAAGTACAAGGACCAGAACCACTAAGAAAGCATTCATCCAACAAACGAGAGCATGAAAAAGACTAATGATCAGTCATTTCTAAGGCATTGTCCATATTAATTGGCGCTTCAACTTCAATACCCGACGGATAATCGTCAACATTAATATTTCCAACAAAGTATAACTCAATGTGACTCAGCGAACAAAGTCAGGCGTAATTAGGACCGTACCCGCTTCcactataataaattataagcaatttatctgtctgtctgtcgcCATACATCACTCGCGGTGGCGCATTTACTTCGCGTTGAAATATTATGACCAATGTGTAGTGCAGGCGTTCAGACTTGACATTTGATAACTTGTTGAGTCTTTAGAAAGTTACTTAATGTGCACATATGGATGGGTGattaaataaactttgatGTCAATGCAGAGATAATtctctaataattaataatccGTATTCAACGAgcataaattcaaattgacCTGACACAAACATGGTTTCCTGTCAGATctgcatattttattttttcattcattgGCATTTTATGTAGCGACGTACTTACATACTACAGATGTACGTAATACATACCTATGTACGTAAGAACATGAGTATTTTTTGGTGTTAAAATGTGTCAGGATATCGAGTAAGTACATTAAtacttcattattttcaaatagtgTGA comes from the Plutella xylostella chromosome 9, ilPluXylo3.1, whole genome shotgun sequence genome and includes:
- the LOC105382570 gene encoding zinc finger protein Elbow, producing the protein MLTSSNQYLRPDYLSPLPTTLDAKKSPLALLAQTCSAIGADTPNPKLISAAEKASSKKYSDDKSPVVHSPADNKPSFKPYESCLTSREKTRTPEDRASVNAHSKTPVSSKGSAATTPVQARCSSNQSSSSQRTSPPVNRKTPSEKSDERSSPIRGSPAPAKSNSDSSSSTTSSKLPFTPTTLSSSSETKEPSSFKPSIPVSSSAFLGGMPPSGFPMGMDLMTSSLMAAQHHALKNGLNPYLMYARMKAPGSEMGICRDPYCTGCSLSSHLFKSSSCPAGCAQCDHAKTPFSIPGGHPAAAAYAHAQLAALAAASQLPYVCSWMAGDSAYCGKRFSTSDELLQHLRSHTASGETSPSLSMLSATHPLLQRTYPTPPLSPLTPRFHPYSKPSHMMSSPPIPFPLAPHPSLAAYFPSYQLFGPRPLHP